CCTCCGACCAGGCGCCGCCGCGCCGCAGAAGGTCGTCCAGAGCCGGCAGGCTCCGTTCCACGCACGCCCGTCCCTCCCGGATCGCTTCGTCGGATCGGTGATAGTCCAGAAGTCCGATATGGGATAAATGGGGAGCCAGGGTCAGGTCGGACGGATCCCCCGCCATCCGGCTTCGCGTGATGCGATCCTGCATGATATTGATCGCTCCGGTCACCACTTCAAGAAGCCCGGGGGGAATGGGCTCGGGTTCACTTTCCGTGTTCACAGGGATGTTTTCTCCCCTTTTTTCCGGAAAGGAAGCGCCAGTTTTTCCCACAGATCCCGGCTGGAGGCCGATTTTCTTCCGTCCCGGGAATCGACGGGACCGTAGCGGTTTCGCCCGAGAAGATCTCCGTTCAGGTTGACCGCGATCACGATGTCCGCTCCGAGCGCCCGGCAGAGAGACACCGGAACCGGATTGACCAGTCCGCCATCCACCAGCCAGCGCCCGTCATGATGGACGGGATTCAGGAGCCCGGGAAAGGCGATGGACGGAGAGATGGCCGACAGGAGAGAGCCTTTCCGGAGCCAGACCTCCTGTCCGGTGTCGAGATCGGTGGCGATCGATCCGAAGCGTTTGGGCAGGTCCTCGATCCGGGTTTCTGCGAGGGCCTGTCCAAAAATCTCTCCGAGATATTTTTCGCTTTGAATCGATTCGGAGCGCATGAACGAACGGACCATGTATCCGACCACGTCGACCCGCTTGAGCTCACGGATCCAGGTTTCCAGCCGGTCCATGCATCCGGTGGCCGCGGCGGCACCCACAAGGGCGCCCACCGAACTTCCGCACACGATGTCCGGCACGATGCCCTGTTCCTCGAGAGACCGGAGCACGCCGATATGAGCCCAGCCCCGGGCGGAACCGCTCCCCAGGGCGATGCCGATGCGGGATTTTTTGAACGACGATCTCTTTTGCGCCATGTTCAAACGTGTTTTCCGGACAAGGTGTCATCGGTTGTCGTTTTGGAGGGAGACCGGCTTTTTCTCCAGTCCAGGAAGAGATCCAGAATCCGGCTGTCCAGGGCCGTGTCCCGCATATCTTCCATGATGGAAAACGCCTGGTCGTCGGAAAGGGCTTTCCGGTAGGGCCGCTCTTCCGTCAGGGCGTCGAAGATGTCGGCGATGGTGATGATCCGGGTTTCAACCGGAATTTTTTCCGCGCGAAGCCCCCGGGGGTAGCCTCCGCCGTCGAGTCGTTCGTGATGTGCCCCCGCGATGAACGACAACTCCCGGAAAACGCCGATCCGCACCAGAATTTCTTCCGTGTAGCGCGCGTGATTCTTGACCATTTCATATTCTTCTCCGGACAGACGACCCGGTTTGTCGAGGATGGTGTTGCTGATGCCGAGTTTGCCCACGTCGTGCAGGAAGCCCCCTCTGCGGACCCAGCGGCAACGGTCTTCGGGGAGTCCGAGTTCTTTCGACAGGGCATAGGTAAAATCGCCGACGCGCTGGCTGTGTCCATAGGTATAGGGACTTTTCGCGTCGATGATTTTTCCGA
The sequence above is drawn from the Leptospirillum ferriphilum ML-04 genome and encodes:
- a CDS encoding patatin, translating into MNTESEPEPIPPGLLEVVTGAINIMQDRITRSRMAGDPSDLTLAPHLSHIGLLDYHRSDEAIREGRACVERSLPALDDLLRRGGAWSEENSFKRFSDA
- a CDS encoding patatin-like phospholipase family protein, with amino-acid sequence MAQKRSSFKKSRIGIALGSGSARGWAHIGVLRSLEEQGIVPDIVCGSSVGALVGAAAATGCMDRLETWIRELKRVDVVGYMVRSFMRSESIQSEKYLGEIFGQALAETRIEDLPKRFGSIATDLDTGQEVWLRKGSLLSAISPSIAFPGLLNPVHHDGRWLVDGGLVNPVPVSLCRALGADIVIAVNLNGDLLGRNRYGPVDSRDGRKSASSRDLWEKLALPFRKKGEKTSL